In a single window of the Pseudomonadota bacterium genome:
- the rpsO gene encoding 30S ribosomal protein S15, whose product MALSQDHKRAVIEKFRSHGTDTGSPEVQIALLSERIALLTGHFKTHKKDHHSRRGLLMLVSQRRKLLNYLRGRSIERYRTLIHELGIRR is encoded by the coding sequence ATGGCATTGTCCCAAGACCACAAGCGAGCCGTGATCGAGAAATTCCGATCGCATGGAACGGACACGGGCTCACCAGAGGTTCAGATCGCGCTGCTCAGCGAACGTATCGCGTTGCTCACCGGCCACTTCAAAACGCACAAGAAGGACCACCACTCGCGCAGAGGGCTGCTGATGCTGGTCAGCCAGCGCCGCAAGCTGCTCAACTATTTGCGCGGACGGAGCATCGAGCGCTATCGGACGCTCATCCATGAGCTTGGCATTCGGCGCTAG